The genomic stretch CTGCAGTCGATGATGACCGCCGCCGTCGACGCGCTCACCGTGGCGCGGGGGACGAGCACACGGCCGAGCGGGCCGTAGACGAACGGTCCATTCGGAGGTACGCGCCGCACGGACGGCCGCAATACCTTTGCTGAGCGCCCGTGTCATCGCACAGACCGAACGACTCCGAGGGACTGGCAGAGGTTCCCCACTTCGTCACGAGCCGACTGCGAGCCAAGCGCCAGCAGACCGGGCTCAGCGTACGCGCGCTCGCACGGCTCGTCGACGTCTCACCGAGCTTCATCTCGCAGATCGAGAACGGCAAGGCCAACCCGTCCGTCGGGACGCTGCTGGCGATCGTCTCCGCCCTCGGGCTCTCGCTCGACGACCTGTTCGCGGAGACCGAGGACGCAGAGCCGGTCCCTGCGAGCGACGTCGGCGAGCTCGGGTCCGCCGCCCCGCCGCAGCCGCCGGCGTCCCGCGCATGGCACGGCGGATGGGTGCTGCGAGCAACCGACCGCCCGATCGTGGACCTCGCCGGCGGCGTGCGCTGGGAACGCCTGACCCCGGACGTGGACCCGGACGTGACGTTCCTCTACGTGCGGTACGACGTCGGCGGATCGTCCTCGCCCCCGGGGGCGCTGATGCAGCACAACGGCCGCGAGTACGGCCTCGTGCTGAGCGGCAGCCTCGGCGCCCAGGTGGGAGAGCAGACGTACGTGCTCGACCCCGGTGACTCGATCGTGACCGACTGCACGATCCCGCATCGCTTCTGGACCATCGGCGACGAGCCGGCCATCGTGATCTGGACCATCATCCGCACCGACGCCGCCTGACCATGAAGCGAGCGGGCGGCGCGCGGCCGCCCGGTCCCGAGACCGAGCGGCCGCTGCCGCATGCTCGCCTCCGGCTTCAGGCCACGGCGGGCTTGGCCGGCGCGATGCTGCGCGACGGCTCCTCGCTGATGGCCTGCGCCGCCCGGTAGGCGATCGCGATCATCGGCCCGAGCGTCCCGCCACCGGCCCAGTACGCGCGCGCCGCCGCCGACGCGACGCAGTTGCCGACTCCGTACAGACCTCGGATCGGCTGGCCGGCATGGTCGACCACCTGCGCCGAGGCGTTGATGCGCGGTCCGCCCTTGGTGTCGAGCGTGCCGCCCGAGAGCAGCGAGGCGTAGTACGGGCCCTGCGCGTCGAACGGGCGCATGACCGGGTTCTTGCGCGCCTGCGCCTCCTCCGACAGCGGCCCGCCGAACACCGTCAGCTCGACCTCCCGCTCACCGCGATGGAAGTCCTCGTCGACGCCGTTGTCCGCCATCTCGTTCCAGCGGCTGATCGTCTGCTCGAGGCGCGGCAGGAAGTCGTCGACGAGCTCGACCGGACCGGTGGTCTCCCGGAAACGCGCCAGGCGCTCACGGACGTTGGTGACGAGCTCCTCCAGCGTCTCGCCCCGGATGATGTGCGACTGATCGGAGTCGTCGGGCACGATGCTGTTGCCGTAGAACTCCTTGGCCGAGTTGTCCTGCGAGTACTGATCCCAGATCTGCACCATGACGCGGTTGGGGAACTCGCAGTTGAGCGGATCCCAGTCGTACATGCGCTGGATCAGCTCGTTGTAGGGCAGCTTCTCGTTGAAGCCGCGCTCGCCCTTGTAGTTGACGAGGATCATCGAGTCGCCGGCCACGGCGAACGTTCCGGACATGTGCGGATCCTTCTCCGCGACCCACTGCACGTTGACGGCGCAGCGCCACGCGTACTGCATGTTGCCGAGCTCGGCGCCGATCGCCGAGCCGATGCGCACGAAGTCGCCCTCGTTGCTGCGCGCCGCACAGCCGCCGATCGCCGGCACCGCGAGGAAGTTGTCGCGGAGCTCCTTGTCGTGCGTGAATCCGCCGGTGCCGAACAGGACCGCCTTGCGCGCGCCGACGCGGAGCGTCTCACCGTCGACCGTGGTCGCCACCACGCCGACGACCTCGTTGTCGTCGGTGGCGATGAGCCGCTGGACGCGATGGCCGGTCCGGATGTCGACGCCCGCTTCGTTCGCCGCCTTGGTCATGCCCCGGATCGCGATCTGGCCGCCGTCCGTCTCGTCCTCGTTGACACCGTCGGGCGTGAGGTGGCGAGCGTTCGCGACCTTGTCCTCCTCGAGGTTCGCCCAGTAGTCCGTCCAGTGCGGGGCGTGGCGCGCCGGCAGCGCGCCGCGGTCGGACAGGAGCTTGGCTGCCGGCCACGCGCTCTCGTAGATCCCCTTGTAGAGCGAGTACTCGAGCTCGCTCTGGCCGAGGGTCGGATGGTCGGGGTCATACTTCTCCGGCCGCGAGATGCGCGCGACGTAGCGCAGGAAGTCCTCCTCGCGGTCCTCCAGACCCTGCTCCTGGAGAAAGCCGTTGTTGGGCACCCAGTAGATGAAGGCGGACTTGATGGTGGTGCCCCCGACCTCGGGAGCCTTCTCGAGCAGGATGACGTCGTTGCCGAGCCAGCTCGTGAACAGGGCGGACGCCAGGCCGGCGCACCCGCCGCCGACGACGACGACGTCCGTCTCGACATCGAACTGCAGGTCGCGACTGGGTAGCGCCGAATCACGCGGCGCGACCGGTTCGTGCTTCGCCGCCCGGATCCGAAACGGCTGAGAGTGCCCGTTCTCCGACAACTCTGTCCCTCCAATCGGGTTTGCGTCGGCCGGAGGCGCATGGCCGACGAGACAGGTGATGCTCAAGCGTACGGACGGCTCGAGGGGTGCAACACGTCCGATCGGAGGTACTGGCGGTGGATCCTACGAGCCCTCGAGCTCAGGGTCGCCCGGGTACATGTGCACCACCTTCTCCGGCGTCACGCGCAGGACCACGCGAGGCTGTTGTGGATCCATCCAGGGGTACTCGTCGGCGCCGATGTACTTCCGGGCCATCTCGTTGATGTGCTCGTCGGCGCCGTCGCGCGTGGGCGCGGAGACGCGGCCCCGGATCTCCACGAACTCGTAGGGGTTCGCGAGGTTGACCACGTTGCAGGTGATCCGCCCGGTGCGCTCGGCGTTGCGCACCCAGGCCCGCCCACGGACCGAGTTGAGCACGACCTCGCGGCCGTCGGTGTCCACCCATACCGGGAGGGCGTGGATGCTGCCGTCGGGGGCCGTGGTGCAGACGGTGCAGACGTTGCGATCGCGCAGCAGCCGGCAGACCTGCTCGTCGAGTCCGGTCAGCCGGCGGATCAGCAGCCCTCCGACCGTACTGGGGGACGGCGCGGAATCGGTCATCCAGCGGCGGGCGAGGAGCGGCGGGACGGCATGACCTTGCGCACGATCGTGCGGCCGTACGTCCTGGCCGCCTTGGCGGCGCCCGTCGTGTAGATGAGCAGGGCGATCAGCGTCAGCGCACCCGTCAGGATGAAGCTCGCACCGTCGCCGAGACCGAGGGTCGTCGGCATCGTCTGAGCCATGGCGAGCAGGATCGCGCCGAGCATGCAGCCGATGAACGTGCCCCGGCCGCCCAGCAGGCTCGCGCCGCCGAGGATCGGCGCCGCGATGGCCAGCAGCGTGTACTGATTGCCGACGGTCGAGTCGCCGACGCCCACCTGGCCCGCGAGAAGGATGCCGGCAAACGCCGCGAGGATGCTGCAGACCACGTAGGAGAGCGAGCGCAGACGGGGAGCGTTGACGCCGAGCCGGTAGGCGAACTGCGGGTTCAGACCCGTCGCGCGGAGCCTCAGCCCCTGCCCCGTGGAACGCAGCAGCCGGTCGGCGATGAGGAACAGGACCGCCAGGACGACCATGGGCCACGGGATGAAGCTGATCTTGCTGGTCAGTCCGTTGGTCAGATCGAGGCTGATGGATCCGGCCGCCGTCGGGCGCAGCAGCAACCCGATGCCCTGCAGGATGCCCAACGTCGCGATCGTGGCGATGACGGGGGAGATCCTCACGCGTTCGACGAGCGTCGCGTTGACCGAGCCGACGACGATGCCGACCCCGATCGCGACGAGGATCGATACCACCAGGCCGCCGATCAGAGAGGTGGTGGTGACGATGAACGACAGCAGCGCGACCGTGACGCCCATGAGCGCGCCGACGGACACGTCGATGCCACCGACGAACATGACCGCGAACTCCGCGGCGGCGACCGCCGCGAGAGGCAGGGCGAACAGCAGGACGTTGTACAGGCTCGCCGACGTGAGGAACGTGTCGTTGCGGCTCTGCGTGTACGCGCCGAGCGCGACGAGCATCAGGACGAGCAGACCGAGCCGCATGGCCTCGGGGTGGTTGCGCACGAGCTGACGCAGCGCGCCGGGCGGCTTGGCCGCCTCGGGCACGACGGTCTCCGCAGCCGCCGTCCTGACCGCCGCCGCGTCCTCGCCGCTGCGATCGGACTCGACCGCGAACGCCTCGACGATGCGCTCCTCCGTCGCCGTGGCCCCAGGCAGCTCGGCGACGATCACGCCGCGCGATGCGACGAGGATCCGATCGCAGAGCCCGGCCAGCTCGGAGGCGTCGGACGACACCAGGACGACCGCGAGCCCGCGCTTCGCGCTGTCGCGCAGCATGTGGTAGATGTCGATGCGCGAGCGGACGTCGACGCCCTGGGTCGGCTCGTCGATGAGCAGGACGTCCGGCTCGGTCGCCAGCACGCGTCCGAGCGCGACCTTCTGCTGGTTGCCGCCCGACAGCGACGTGATCGGGTCCTCGGCTGAGCCGAGGCGGATGCCGAAGGTGTCGACGCTCTCGCGGACCTGGCCCTTCTCCTTCGCCCAGCTGAGGACCCCCGCGGTGGAGAGCTTGCCCAGGACGCCGACCACCAGGTTCTCCCGGATGGCCAGCGACTGGAACAGCGACTCCCGGCGACGGTCGCTGGAGAGCAGCGCCACGCCGGCGCCGACGCTCTGCCCGAAGCTCGTGACCGGCGATCCCTTGACGTCCAGCCTGCCGTCGGGCACGTCGATCGCGGCCAGGCCGCGCAGCAGCTCGAGCTGGCCGTTGTCGTCCGCGCCGGCGATGCCGACGATCTCCCCGGCGCGGATGGCGAGATCGACCGGGCCGTATCCGATGCCCCGAAGCTCGCTGGCGGCGAGAAGCGGCTCGCCGATCTCGTCGGGACGGGCCCGGTCGGGGAACTCGACGTCCACGCTCGTGCCGGCCATGAGCTCGACGAGCCGGTTGGTGTCGACCTCGTCCCGTCCATACGTTCCCTGCCAGATCCCGTCGCGCAGGACCGAGATGCGATCCGCGACGCGGAACACCTCGGAGAGGCGATGTGTGACGAACACGACGCCACAGCCGTCCGCGGCCGCTCTGCTCATCAGATCGAGCGCGATGGCGACCCCCGCGGCGTCCAGCGCGGATGTCGCCTCGTCGAGCAGCAGCACGGCGGGTTTCGCCATCAGCGCCCGAGCGATCTCCAGCAACTGGCGGTCACCCGGCGACAGCGTGTCGGCCAACGCGGTCACCGGGATCCGGTCGAGGCCGAAGTCACGCACCCGTTCGCTCGCCCACTGGTCGACCCTGCGATAGGCCGGACGCTGGCTCACGGGCGTCCCCAGATACAGGTTCTGCGCCACGGTGAGGTCGGTGAGCACCGACCCGTCCTGGAAGACCGTCAACGCGCCGTGGCGCTGCGACTCCCACGGCGTGTGCCTGGTGCAGGACGAACCATCGATCTCGACCGTGCCCGTGTCGGGTCTGACGGTGCCGCTGACGATCCCGACCAAGGTCGACTTGCCCGATCCGTTCTCGCCCACCAGCCCGTGAACCTCACCGCGGCGCAGCTCGAAGTCGCCCTGCTGCAGCGCCCTGACCACGCCGTAGCTCTTGGAGATCCCCTTGGCCACGAGCGGCAGCCGCGCGTCGGTGGACGGTCCAGAGGCAACCGCATCCGGGCGGCCGGTCGGGACGGTCTTGCTCACCAGGTTCTCGCTCTCTTGCGACACTTTCATCGGTATGGCGTTGGGCTTGACGAGCTGCTTGGTGAGGCGCGCCGGGCGCCCCACCAAGCCCCTGCGGCTCAGAGGCGCCTAGCCCCCGAGGATCTTCGCCGTCAGCGAATCCGGCACCAGCGACGAGGCCCCCGGAAAGTCGGCGGGCTTGCCCGGCGCGCAGTCGGACGCCTTGGCCTGCGTGAACGGGAACGGATAGATGAGCTCGGCCGGCGCATCCTTGCCCATCGCCTTCGCCATCGACGCGTCGACCGCGGCGCCGGCCGCCCAGTTGAGCGCGTTCGTCTGGTACAGCTTGAACTGCTGCTTCTTCCACAGGCAGGACGTGCCGTTGTCCTGGGTCCACGTGATGATGGCCGGGACCGGCTTGTTGGCCTTGTTGTACGTCTTGACCATGACCGGAACCGGGTTGGAGTAGCTGTAGAGGATCGCCTTCGCCGGCTTGCCGGAGGCGATCAGTGCGGACGTCGCCTTCTGGGCACCCGCGGGCGTCCAGCTCGTGTCCGCCTTGAAGATGG from Capillimicrobium parvum encodes the following:
- a CDS encoding PPOX class F420-dependent oxidoreductase codes for the protein MTDSAPSPSTVGGLLIRRLTGLDEQVCRLLRDRNVCTVCTTAPDGSIHALPVWVDTDGREVVLNSVRGRAWVRNAERTGRITCNVVNLANPYEFVEIRGRVSAPTRDGADEHINEMARKYIGADEYPWMDPQQPRVVLRVTPEKVVHMYPGDPELEGS
- a CDS encoding ATP-binding cassette domain-containing protein; this encodes MSKTVPTGRPDAVASGPSTDARLPLVAKGISKSYGVVRALQQGDFELRRGEVHGLVGENGSGKSTLVGIVSGTVRPDTGTVEIDGSSCTRHTPWESQRHGALTVFQDGSVLTDLTVAQNLYLGTPVSQRPAYRRVDQWASERVRDFGLDRIPVTALADTLSPGDRQLLEIARALMAKPAVLLLDEATSALDAAGVAIALDLMSRAAADGCGVVFVTHRLSEVFRVADRISVLRDGIWQGTYGRDEVDTNRLVELMAGTSVDVEFPDRARPDEIGEPLLAASELRGIGYGPVDLAIRAGEIVGIAGADDNGQLELLRGLAAIDVPDGRLDVKGSPVTSFGQSVGAGVALLSSDRRRESLFQSLAIRENLVVGVLGKLSTAGVLSWAKEKGQVRESVDTFGIRLGSAEDPITSLSGGNQQKVALGRVLATEPDVLLIDEPTQGVDVRSRIDIYHMLRDSAKRGLAVVLVSSDASELAGLCDRILVASRGVIVAELPGATATEERIVEAFAVESDRSGEDAAAVRTAAAETVVPEAAKPPGALRQLVRNHPEAMRLGLLVLMLVALGAYTQSRNDTFLTSASLYNVLLFALPLAAVAAAEFAVMFVGGIDVSVGALMGVTVALLSFIVTTTSLIGGLVVSILVAIGVGIVVGSVNATLVERVRISPVIATIATLGILQGIGLLLRPTAAGSISLDLTNGLTSKISFIPWPMVVLAVLFLIADRLLRSTGQGLRLRATGLNPQFAYRLGVNAPRLRSLSYVVCSILAAFAGILLAGQVGVGDSTVGNQYTLLAIAAPILGGASLLGGRGTFIGCMLGAILLAMAQTMPTTLGLGDGASFILTGALTLIALLIYTTGAAKAARTYGRTIVRKVMPSRRSSPAAG
- a CDS encoding FAD-dependent oxidoreductase translates to MSENGHSQPFRIRAAKHEPVAPRDSALPSRDLQFDVETDVVVVGGGCAGLASALFTSWLGNDVILLEKAPEVGGTTIKSAFIYWVPNNGFLQEQGLEDREEDFLRYVARISRPEKYDPDHPTLGQSELEYSLYKGIYESAWPAAKLLSDRGALPARHAPHWTDYWANLEEDKVANARHLTPDGVNEDETDGGQIAIRGMTKAANEAGVDIRTGHRVQRLIATDDNEVVGVVATTVDGETLRVGARKAVLFGTGGFTHDKELRDNFLAVPAIGGCAARSNEGDFVRIGSAIGAELGNMQYAWRCAVNVQWVAEKDPHMSGTFAVAGDSMILVNYKGERGFNEKLPYNELIQRMYDWDPLNCEFPNRVMVQIWDQYSQDNSAKEFYGNSIVPDDSDQSHIIRGETLEELVTNVRERLARFRETTGPVELVDDFLPRLEQTISRWNEMADNGVDEDFHRGEREVELTVFGGPLSEEAQARKNPVMRPFDAQGPYYASLLSGGTLDTKGGPRINASAQVVDHAGQPIRGLYGVGNCVASAAARAYWAGGGTLGPMIAIAYRAAQAISEEPSRSIAPAKPAVA
- a CDS encoding helix-turn-helix domain-containing protein, whose translation is MSSHRPNDSEGLAEVPHFVTSRLRAKRQQTGLSVRALARLVDVSPSFISQIENGKANPSVGTLLAIVSALGLSLDDLFAETEDAEPVPASDVGELGSAAPPQPPASRAWHGGWVLRATDRPIVDLAGGVRWERLTPDVDPDVTFLYVRYDVGGSSSPPGALMQHNGREYGLVLSGSLGAQVGEQTYVLDPGDSIVTDCTIPHRFWTIGDEPAIVIWTIIRTDAA